One window of Thiomicrorhabdus lithotrophica genomic DNA carries:
- the arsJ gene encoding organoarsenical effux MFS transporter ArsJ, whose amino-acid sequence MNATKQYGLVTANYWAFTLTDGALRMLVLLFFYQLGYSPFAIAMLFLFYEFFGIVTNLVGGWLGSRLGLNVTMNIGLAIQVIALLMLTVPTEWLGVAYVMFAQALSGIAKDLNKMSAKSSIKSLASDGDGTLYRWVTLLTGSKNALKGIGFFMGAFLLEWVGFANAMWIMAGVLSVALIASLLFLDGSLGKSKNKSKFSEMFSKSAAINWLSAARLFLFGARDVWFVVALPIYLQTVVGWSHTEVGAYIALWIIGYGMIQASTPKIMRSTKGGNPTSSTAMKLAIALAGIPFIMAWQLEVNPELIIVIGLALFGVIFALNSAVHSYLIVSAATHDGTSKDVGFYYMANAGGRLLGTVLSGYVYQVAGMEACLMIAGCFILMSAVLVLKVPKTVLN is encoded by the coding sequence ATGAATGCAACAAAACAGTACGGTTTAGTGACAGCGAATTATTGGGCATTTACACTAACTGATGGTGCCCTACGAATGTTGGTATTACTGTTTTTTTACCAACTGGGTTATAGTCCATTTGCGATTGCTATGTTGTTTCTGTTTTACGAGTTCTTTGGTATTGTTACCAATTTAGTTGGTGGCTGGTTAGGTTCTAGGCTTGGATTAAATGTCACTATGAATATTGGCTTGGCCATTCAGGTGATTGCTCTTTTAATGCTAACCGTACCCACAGAATGGTTAGGTGTAGCTTATGTGATGTTTGCTCAGGCTTTGTCGGGTATTGCCAAAGACTTAAATAAGATGAGCGCTAAAAGCAGTATTAAATCGTTAGCGAGTGACGGTGATGGCACACTGTATCGTTGGGTAACCTTGCTAACCGGCTCTAAAAACGCACTAAAGGGTATCGGCTTTTTTATGGGTGCTTTTTTATTAGAATGGGTTGGCTTTGCAAATGCTATGTGGATTATGGCTGGTGTTTTATCGGTTGCGCTAATCGCTTCTCTATTGTTCTTAGATGGATCCTTAGGTAAGTCGAAAAATAAGTCTAAGTTCTCTGAAATGTTTTCTAAGTCGGCGGCAATTAACTGGCTTTCTGCGGCACGGCTGTTTTTGTTTGGTGCAAGAGATGTTTGGTTTGTCGTGGCCTTACCAATCTATCTACAAACGGTTGTAGGTTGGAGTCATACCGAGGTAGGTGCTTATATTGCCTTATGGATTATTGGTTATGGAATGATTCAGGCAAGTACACCAAAGATAATGCGCAGTACAAAAGGTGGTAATCCTACCTCGTCTACAGCCATGAAATTGGCTATCGCTTTAGCGGGTATTCCGTTTATTATGGCTTGGCAACTTGAGGTAAACCCTGAGCTGATAATTGTTATAGGCCTAGCACTTTTTGGTGTGATATTTGCCCTAAATTCTGCGGTACACTCTTATTTAATTGTCTCAGCGGCAACTCATGACGGTACTTCTAAGGATGTGGGTTTTTATTACATGGCTAATGCGGGTGGTAGATTATTGGGTACAGTCTTATCAGGTTATGTTTATCAAGTAGCAGGTATGGAAGCGTGTTTAATGATTGCAGGGTGCTTTATTTTGATGTCAGCAGTTTTAGTATTAAAAGTACCTAAAACAGTATTAAATTAA
- a CDS encoding secondary thiamine-phosphate synthase enzyme YjbQ — translation MWIQKTITLKPQARGFHLITNEVLSQIPELKNIQVGMMHVLIKHTSASLTINENADPSVRDDFESFFNDVVAENKPYFTHTYEGPDDMPAHLKGSILGFDLNVPISKGFLNLGTWQGIYLCEHRNQGGSRSLVVTIQGE, via the coding sequence ATGTGGATTCAAAAGACCATCACTTTAAAACCTCAAGCTAGAGGGTTTCATTTAATTACCAATGAGGTTTTATCTCAAATACCTGAGCTAAAAAACATTCAGGTTGGGATGATGCATGTTTTGATAAAGCACACCTCAGCCTCATTAACCATTAATGAGAATGCTGACCCTTCAGTCAGAGATGATTTTGAGAGTTTCTTTAATGATGTGGTGGCTGAAAATAAACCTTACTTTACGCACACATATGAAGGTCCTGATGATATGCCTGCACACCTAAAAGGCAGTATTTTAGGGTTTGATTTAAATGTTCCGATTAGCAAGGGCTTTCTAAATTTAGGAACCTGGCAAGGTATTTATCTGTGTGAACATAGAAATCAAGGTGGCTCAAGAAGTTTGGTGGTCACTATTCAAGGTGAATAG
- a CDS encoding M3 family metallopeptidase, with the protein MTKQATNLSDNPFLVDSQFPQFGSFHVEHIEPAVSQLLKDNRKVIEDLVADNSQPTWQNFIEPLEFIDNRFEKIWGPVGHLDATMNSDEWHEAYTNCLEQVTQYYTETGQNAGLYQKFNQLAESDEYETYNLAQQKVIENALRNFRLSGIALPKNKQAIYKELKQQLSQNSSQFGNNVLKATQAWYKHIKDESELAGLPESAMGLLQQLAGQKSLEGWCVTLDFPSYLAVLTHADNRELREEVYKAFSTRASEQSNHAEFDNSELIETIRADRHKLASLLGFKNYAEYSLATKMAESTDQVLGFLRDLAVKSKPQAEKELSTLKAFAKSTLGIDDFQPWDVTYASEKLKNETLSLSQEKLRPYFPVETVLKGLFLITKTLFNIKITVKEGVETWHKDVRFFELTDEANQVVGHFYLDLYARENKRGGAWMDSAITRWKHPQGQLQTPVTYLVCNFTPPIGDKEACLTHDEVTTLFHEFGHGIHHLFTKMEQLDVSGISGVPWDAVELPSQFMENFCWEREGLNFISSHIETGETLPDDLFEALQKGRGFQSAMMMLRQIEFALVDFELHTFYNPDAPEDVLDIAQRIRNEVAVVQPPSYSRQLHSFSHIFAGGYAAGYYSYKWAEVLSADAFSLFEETGILNSETGMHFKNTILAAGGSVDPMVLFKAFRGREPQIDALLRHSGIRA; encoded by the coding sequence ATGACAAAGCAAGCTACTAATTTATCTGACAATCCTTTTTTGGTAGATTCACAATTTCCCCAATTTGGTTCGTTTCACGTGGAACATATTGAACCTGCTGTTTCACAACTGTTAAAAGATAACCGTAAAGTCATAGAAGATTTAGTAGCGGATAATAGTCAGCCGACTTGGCAAAATTTTATTGAGCCTTTAGAGTTTATCGATAACCGTTTTGAAAAAATTTGGGGGCCAGTAGGGCATTTAGATGCCACTATGAATAGTGATGAGTGGCACGAAGCTTATACTAATTGTTTAGAACAAGTTACCCAGTATTACACTGAAACAGGACAAAATGCAGGCCTCTACCAGAAGTTTAATCAGCTTGCTGAAAGTGATGAATATGAAACATATAACCTCGCCCAACAAAAAGTCATTGAGAATGCCTTACGCAATTTCCGTTTAAGTGGCATTGCTTTACCCAAAAATAAGCAGGCAATTTATAAAGAGTTAAAGCAACAGCTTTCTCAAAACAGTAGCCAATTTGGTAACAATGTTCTTAAAGCTACTCAGGCCTGGTATAAACATATTAAAGATGAATCTGAGTTAGCAGGCCTGCCTGAATCCGCAATGGGATTATTACAGCAGTTGGCTGGGCAAAAGTCTCTAGAAGGTTGGTGTGTGACATTAGATTTTCCATCCTATTTAGCTGTTTTAACTCATGCAGATAATAGAGAATTACGTGAAGAGGTCTATAAAGCATTTTCTACTAGAGCATCTGAACAATCGAACCATGCAGAATTTGATAACAGTGAATTAATTGAAACCATTAGAGCCGATCGTCATAAATTAGCTAGCTTACTTGGATTTAAAAATTATGCTGAGTATTCATTAGCCACCAAAATGGCAGAAAGTACGGATCAAGTTCTTGGGTTCTTGAGAGACTTAGCGGTTAAGTCAAAACCTCAAGCAGAGAAAGAGCTCTCTACACTAAAGGCGTTTGCTAAAAGTACATTAGGGATTGATGATTTCCAGCCTTGGGATGTGACTTATGCCTCTGAAAAACTTAAGAATGAAACGCTTTCTTTATCTCAAGAAAAATTACGCCCTTATTTCCCAGTTGAAACAGTGCTTAAGGGGTTATTCTTAATTACAAAAACGTTATTCAATATCAAAATCACGGTGAAAGAAGGTGTAGAAACTTGGCATAAAGATGTACGGTTCTTTGAGCTGACAGATGAAGCCAATCAGGTTGTAGGTCATTTTTACCTTGATTTATATGCACGTGAAAATAAACGTGGCGGTGCGTGGATGGATTCTGCGATTACTCGTTGGAAACATCCGCAAGGACAATTACAAACGCCTGTGACTTATTTAGTATGTAACTTCACTCCACCTATTGGAGATAAAGAAGCCTGCTTAACTCATGATGAAGTCACAACATTGTTCCATGAGTTTGGTCATGGTATTCATCACCTATTTACTAAAATGGAACAGTTAGATGTTTCTGGTATTAGTGGTGTGCCTTGGGATGCGGTTGAACTACCATCACAGTTTATGGAAAACTTCTGTTGGGAGCGTGAAGGTTTAAACTTTATCTCAAGCCATATAGAAACGGGTGAAACTTTACCGGATGATCTGTTTGAAGCATTGCAAAAAGGCCGTGGTTTCCAATCTGCCATGATGATGTTGCGTCAAATTGAGTTTGCACTGGTCGATTTTGAACTACACACATTCTACAATCCAGATGCTCCTGAAGATGTTTTGGATATTGCCCAAAGAATTCGCAACGAAGTGGCTGTAGTACAACCACCAAGTTACAGCAGACAGCTGCATAGTTTTAGTCATATCTTTGCTGGAGGATACGCAGCAGGGTATTACAGCTATAAATGGGCAGAGGTTTTATCAGCTGATGCATTTAGTCTGTTTGAAGAGACGGGCATTTTAAATTCAGAGACAGGAATGCATTTTAAGAATACAATTTTAGCAGCCGGTGGATCAGTTGATCCGATGGTGCTATTTAAAGCGTTTAGAGGACGTGAACCACAGATTGATGCCTTATTACGACATAGCGGTATTCGTGCTTAA
- a CDS encoding porin, whose translation MLNKKHAFKKTAILLALTGVMASQSAQAANWLMLQGTEKADQAPRAKLWGFAQIDYQQTDDTLHPNGSKAAFNQMQPQLTTASGFNVKRARIGVRGANFPLDKNVNYFLMTELGNNGITTGENGSQGQLTDASITLNHFDGARVRVGLFKTPGSEESFKGIPVFNYVNFTNGTDRLLIERKIDGTVDANNIATGIRTDAAFAVRDTGIQVFDTFKQGDWEHSYAIMYGNGNGLALSDNDKNKDLYLYASTEKVFGESQGPRRKSMKFYAWSQDGKRTYDGTEYNRDRAGLGMTYYDGKYRVAAEYFTADGMIFGGPKSAVAGNPLTVFTDQKATAYQLDLGYRIKPNIELNARYDVLDSATETDMQSGTNGDKHRIFTTTTLGAQYFFNKKTSVRLNYEIRDIDAPDAPDAAPVHNVLDSLDNRVSAQLMMVF comes from the coding sequence ATGCTAAACAAAAAACATGCATTCAAAAAAACCGCCATCCTATTGGCTCTAACAGGTGTAATGGCTTCTCAATCAGCCCAAGCAGCAAACTGGTTAATGCTTCAAGGCACAGAAAAAGCAGACCAAGCTCCACGCGCTAAATTATGGGGATTTGCACAAATTGATTACCAACAAACTGATGACACTCTACATCCTAACGGAAGCAAAGCCGCATTCAACCAAATGCAACCTCAACTCACTACCGCTAGTGGTTTTAATGTTAAACGTGCACGTATAGGTGTTCGTGGTGCCAACTTTCCTTTAGATAAGAATGTTAACTACTTTCTTATGACGGAACTAGGCAACAACGGTATCACAACAGGTGAAAATGGTTCACAAGGTCAGTTGACGGATGCGAGTATCACTCTAAACCACTTTGATGGCGCTAGAGTTCGAGTTGGACTATTTAAAACACCTGGGTCTGAAGAGTCTTTTAAGGGAATCCCTGTCTTTAATTATGTCAATTTTACAAATGGTACTGACCGTCTTTTAATTGAAAGAAAAATTGATGGTACTGTAGATGCTAATAACATTGCAACAGGAATCAGAACTGACGCAGCATTTGCTGTTAGGGATACAGGTATTCAAGTATTTGACACCTTTAAACAAGGTGATTGGGAACATAGCTATGCCATTATGTATGGTAATGGTAACGGATTAGCCCTATCTGATAATGACAAAAATAAAGACTTATATTTATACGCATCTACTGAGAAAGTTTTTGGCGAATCGCAAGGTCCTAGACGTAAAAGTATGAAGTTCTATGCCTGGTCACAAGATGGTAAACGTACCTATGATGGTACAGAATATAATCGAGATCGAGCTGGTCTAGGAATGACTTATTACGATGGAAAATACCGTGTTGCAGCAGAATATTTCACTGCTGATGGAATGATTTTTGGTGGACCCAAAAGTGCAGTGGCAGGCAACCCACTAACGGTGTTTACCGACCAAAAAGCAACAGCCTATCAACTTGATCTTGGTTACCGAATCAAACCTAATATAGAGTTAAATGCTCGCTATGATGTATTAGATAGTGCAACAGAAACTGACATGCAGTCAGGCACTAATGGTGATAAGCATCGTATATTCACAACAACAACCTTAGGAGCACAATACTTCTTTAATAAAAAGACCTCTGTACGCCTAAACTATGAGATTCGTGATATTGATGCTCCTGATGCTCCTGATGCAGCACCAGTTCATAATGTATTAGACAGTCTAGATAACCGAGTTTCAGCACAACTAATGATGGTTTTCTAA
- a CDS encoding DsrE family protein, protein MNRIIQILIMAIITSLSFSCMANDQNYGKQKVVYHVNYDNATKQSSALRNIQNHINAVGADNLDIRVVMHGNGLSMILKPEALKETPKFKSANADQVMSQKIDKLKLQGVSFKVCANTVKGRQVNIEKHLYDASNADTVPSGVAELAHLQGQGFSYLRP, encoded by the coding sequence ATGAACAGAATTATTCAAATTCTTATCATGGCAATCATCACAAGTTTGTCATTTTCATGCATGGCAAATGACCAAAACTATGGCAAACAAAAAGTTGTTTACCACGTTAACTACGACAATGCGACAAAGCAATCTAGCGCTTTAAGGAACATTCAAAACCATATCAATGCTGTTGGTGCTGATAATTTAGATATCAGAGTTGTAATGCATGGAAATGGTTTATCAATGATTCTTAAACCCGAAGCACTTAAAGAAACTCCCAAGTTTAAGTCGGCTAATGCAGACCAAGTTATGTCACAGAAAATTGACAAACTTAAACTACAAGGCGTGAGCTTTAAAGTCTGCGCAAATACGGTCAAGGGCAGACAGGTCAATATTGAAAAACACCTATACGATGCTTCAAACGCAGACACTGTACCAAGCGGTGTTGCTGAACTTGCTCATCTACAAGGACAAGGTTTTAGCTACTTACGCCCTTGA
- a CDS encoding DsrE family protein codes for MQKLHLQKLIGLFLSLLVCLPTYAAQSETPLPDTFAENKVVLQISDSDPFKQTLVLNVAGNLQRYYEAQNVDIEVVAFGPGVRLMFDGNTNSSRINNLIANGVRFSACDNTINNMAKKLGYKPKIQESVVIVPAGAGRILQLNKAGWQILKP; via the coding sequence ATGCAAAAACTACATTTACAAAAATTGATAGGCTTGTTTCTTAGCTTACTGGTTTGTCTACCCACATACGCCGCACAATCCGAAACTCCGCTTCCTGATACGTTTGCAGAAAACAAAGTAGTTCTACAAATAAGTGACAGTGATCCCTTCAAACAAACTTTAGTTTTAAATGTTGCAGGCAACTTACAAAGATATTACGAAGCTCAAAATGTTGATATTGAAGTAGTCGCTTTTGGTCCAGGAGTTCGCCTAATGTTTGACGGTAACACCAATTCCAGCCGTATTAACAACCTAATTGCCAACGGTGTTCGTTTTAGTGCCTGTGATAACACAATCAATAACATGGCAAAAAAGCTTGGCTATAAACCAAAAATTCAAGAATCTGTCGTTATCGTACCTGCAGGAGCCGGTCGCATCTTGCAACTCAATAAAGCTGGTTGGCAGATACTGAAACCATAA
- a CDS encoding RNA polymerase sigma factor — translation MTLTNTVANLFSETHKKRKLNALFEQQHRTLYRLAYAWCHQVSQAEDLVQETLLKALETSKELDNLEHLDAWLVKIMHNKFLDTMRYNRRWQLTDESEIDDFFVQECSESKLIEQQTSDCICKAMARLSFEQREAIALVDLQGFSYQQIAEITGTPIGTVMSRISRGRENLIKIMKQMEKSTSNIVPLRREP, via the coding sequence ATGACACTTACAAATACGGTGGCTAATTTATTTAGCGAAACACACAAGAAACGGAAATTGAATGCTTTATTTGAGCAACAGCACCGTACTTTATATAGATTGGCATATGCATGGTGCCACCAAGTATCTCAAGCAGAAGATTTGGTGCAAGAAACCCTGCTAAAAGCACTAGAAACTAGTAAAGAACTCGACAATTTAGAGCATTTAGATGCATGGTTAGTTAAGATAATGCATAATAAGTTTTTAGATACTATGCGCTATAATCGCCGATGGCAATTGACTGATGAGTCTGAAATTGACGATTTTTTTGTACAAGAATGTAGTGAAAGTAAGTTAATAGAACAGCAAACCTCAGATTGTATTTGTAAGGCAATGGCTAGACTCTCATTTGAGCAGCGTGAAGCCATTGCTCTAGTAGATTTACAGGGATTTAGTTATCAACAAATTGCTGAAATTACGGGTACTCCTATAGGTACCGTGATGAGTCGTATTTCACGTGGCAGAGAGAATTTGATTAAGATTATGAAACAGATGGAAAAAAGCACGTCGAACATCGTGCCTTTACGGAGAGAGCCATGA
- a CDS encoding zf-HC2 domain-containing protein, protein MSHSIETYHLHAYLDGELSHDECIEVEKALLIDTDLRKQLDEFKALKVNVQQTYESIPESNIQLTKRTPKKIWSIPKTAAASLFLGLVIGAGLLNVVIDKNGYGSAIEQPLSENYLVHLDSDTPEKQQQAIREIEALLSSGSSNVKVDLVSNFKGVQLFDVKNPNNSELTRLLDKYDNLTLFACKRALDRAIKNGKPITLMPKVQHDKPAIDAVVERLNSGWNYMKI, encoded by the coding sequence ATGAGCCATTCAATTGAGACATATCACCTACATGCTTATCTTGACGGGGAATTAAGTCATGATGAGTGTATCGAGGTTGAAAAGGCGCTATTAATTGATACTGATTTACGTAAACAGCTAGATGAATTTAAAGCGCTGAAAGTGAATGTACAGCAGACCTATGAATCCATTCCTGAATCAAATATTCAGTTAACCAAAAGAACACCTAAAAAAATCTGGAGTATACCTAAAACAGCTGCAGCGTCACTATTTTTAGGTTTAGTAATAGGTGCTGGCTTACTTAACGTGGTGATTGATAAAAATGGATATGGTTCAGCAATAGAGCAACCATTATCTGAAAACTACTTAGTACATCTTGATTCTGATACCCCAGAAAAGCAACAGCAGGCGATTCGAGAGATTGAAGCTTTATTGAGTTCAGGAAGCTCTAATGTCAAAGTTGATTTAGTTTCAAATTTTAAAGGTGTTCAGTTATTTGATGTGAAGAATCCTAATAATTCAGAGCTAACCCGTTTACTTGATAAGTATGACAACTTGACTTTATTTGCATGTAAAAGGGCATTGGATAGGGCAATTAAAAATGGAAAGCCGATTACCCTTATGCCTAAAGTTCAACATGATAAGCCAGCAATTGATGCAGTGGTAGAACGTTTGAATTCTGGCTGGAACTATATGAAAATTTAG
- a CDS encoding MFS transporter, whose translation MQKPLLTVNSGLLFSQKFYPIFWVQFLGAFNDNLFKNALVMLITFRLSHSSLDTGLLITLAAGLFILPFFLFSSLAGQIADHYPKRLLIKKIKLLEVLIMLLGGLALLSQELSLLFLTLFLMGSQSAFFGPIKYSILPEILDTSELLKGNGLFSGSTFIAILLGTILGGIGVLLEDGLWLMSVVIFIVALAGYIFSLRVNSDFSGDSTLQIEWNLFSSTKRMIKESRQHKTAFFSVLSISWFWFIGAVLLSQIPVLVKYDLQANDNVVIVFLALFSIGIALGAGAIGRIMLSQAHIKWHWLMLLGMTATLLLAVVSIANTNFNNLVYLQDAPHGTLLTFTQFIAIWPASMSLIALGALAVLGGAYIVPLYTLLQTHTPLAVRARMVAVNNIVNALLMVLSALLLMVGFALNLSLLNMLCILALLNIIVTIFAFKKRFIVVE comes from the coding sequence ATGCAGAAACCTCTTTTAACGGTAAATTCTGGATTACTTTTTTCTCAAAAGTTCTATCCTATTTTTTGGGTACAGTTTTTGGGTGCGTTTAACGACAATCTTTTTAAAAATGCCTTAGTGATGTTAATCACGTTTAGGCTATCTCACTCTTCTCTTGATACCGGGCTGTTAATTACTTTAGCGGCAGGGCTGTTTATTTTACCTTTCTTTCTGTTTTCATCTTTAGCTGGGCAAATTGCTGATCATTATCCAAAACGATTACTTATTAAAAAGATCAAATTGCTCGAAGTGTTGATTATGCTTTTGGGTGGGCTTGCTCTACTTAGCCAAGAGTTGAGTCTGCTGTTTTTGACGCTATTTTTAATGGGAAGTCAGTCGGCCTTTTTTGGGCCAATTAAATATTCGATCTTACCTGAGATACTCGATACATCTGAACTTTTAAAAGGTAATGGTTTGTTTAGTGGTTCGACCTTTATTGCCATTTTATTAGGCACTATTTTAGGTGGTATTGGTGTCCTTCTCGAGGATGGGTTATGGTTGATGTCTGTCGTTATTTTTATTGTTGCTTTAGCAGGTTATATCTTTAGTCTACGCGTTAATTCCGATTTTTCTGGTGACAGTACTTTGCAAATTGAATGGAACTTATTTAGCAGTACAAAACGAATGATTAAAGAGAGTCGACAGCATAAAACAGCGTTCTTTTCGGTTCTTTCTATCTCATGGTTTTGGTTTATTGGTGCCGTTTTATTGAGTCAAATTCCTGTCTTAGTAAAGTATGATTTACAAGCTAATGATAATGTCGTCATTGTTTTTTTGGCTTTGTTTTCCATAGGTATTGCACTCGGTGCTGGGGCTATTGGGCGTATAATGTTGAGCCAAGCACATATTAAATGGCATTGGTTGATGTTGCTGGGTATGACAGCGACTTTGCTATTGGCTGTCGTGAGTATCGCTAACACAAACTTTAATAACCTGGTGTATTTACAAGATGCTCCACATGGAACATTGCTAACGTTTACTCAGTTTATTGCAATTTGGCCAGCTAGTATGAGCTTGATAGCACTTGGCGCTTTGGCGGTTTTAGGAGGAGCTTATATCGTGCCTCTTTACACTCTATTGCAAACTCATACGCCTTTGGCGGTCCGTGCTAGAATGGTGGCCGTCAATAATATTGTGAACGCCTTATTAATGGTGTTGTCAGCGCTATTATTGATGGTAGGTTTTGCTCTAAACCTCAGTTTATTGAATATGCTATGTATTTTGGCATTACTGAATATAATCGTTACGATTTTTGCCTTTAAAAAACGATTTATAGTCGTTGAGTAG
- a CDS encoding AMP-binding protein: MKWLFKLLVRILFKLVYRVEVKGLENYQAALKSNRPILIIANHVSLLDGPLLDLFIPGETTFMVDTAHTKKWHERFILSMSHYFTVDVHSPYAAKHMIDELKKGRQCMIFPEGRITTTGALMKVYEGTGLVADKTDAAILPVNIGGAVYSRFSYLDGTHFSFIKRFWFPKITLEIQPVAEIKLDHSIKGSKRHKHYKQRVFNLLRDGSYHASVKPQSIFSKLVDAKQSYHAKDICIQDINNVDLSLKKLTQASVILGKALQKNLQDEKRVGLMLPNVAGMPATFFAMQAYGYVPAMINFTAGQGAIESACRTAELKTIVTSRKFIEAFDIQALVDALSAKVNFLYLEDVKQQITLVSKLAGLVTSPKRLAGFNRSADSEAVVLFTSGSEGVPKGVVLSHSNLVSNVEQINAMLNIMPTERIFNALPTFHCFGLTAGMLWPILKGAKLFMYPSPVHYGVVPEMVYQTNSRFIFGTDTFFSGYARKADSFDFYSIRALIAGAERLRPETRELYANKYHQPIYEGYGVTETTPVLAVNIPTAYKHGSVGQFVPSVEHRLEAVPGITEGGRLFVKGPNVMLGYLMDNEPGVLQPPKDGWHDTGDIVEIDEEGYVWIKGRAKRFAKIGGEMVSLTAVETYINQASPEGHHVVVAVPDERKGEQLVLVTDDNTLSRKTVTDAAKGALVSELMIPKTVILVEAVPVLGTGKTNYPEVQKLAERHFSS, encoded by the coding sequence ATGAAGTGGTTGTTTAAATTATTGGTTAGAATCTTATTTAAGCTTGTTTATCGGGTTGAAGTTAAGGGTTTGGAAAACTACCAAGCCGCATTAAAGAGTAATCGACCAATATTGATTATCGCCAATCATGTTTCCCTACTCGACGGCCCTTTGCTCGATTTGTTCATCCCTGGTGAAACCACTTTTATGGTCGACACGGCACATACTAAAAAATGGCATGAACGTTTTATTCTTTCGATGAGCCACTATTTTACCGTAGATGTCCATAGTCCATATGCTGCCAAACACATGATTGATGAACTCAAAAAAGGGCGTCAATGTATGATTTTTCCGGAAGGAAGAATTACCACTACAGGTGCTTTAATGAAAGTTTATGAAGGCACGGGTTTAGTTGCGGATAAGACGGATGCGGCTATTCTTCCTGTTAATATTGGGGGTGCCGTTTACAGTCGTTTTTCTTATTTAGATGGTACACATTTTTCATTTATAAAACGCTTTTGGTTTCCTAAAATTACCCTAGAGATTCAACCTGTTGCCGAAATTAAATTAGACCACTCGATTAAAGGTTCAAAACGACACAAGCACTATAAACAGCGTGTCTTTAACCTTTTACGTGATGGGAGTTATCATGCCTCGGTCAAGCCGCAATCGATTTTTTCTAAGCTTGTGGATGCTAAACAAAGTTATCACGCTAAAGACATTTGCATACAAGACATTAACAACGTGGATTTAAGTCTTAAAAAGTTAACCCAAGCCTCGGTTATTTTAGGTAAAGCTTTACAAAAAAATTTACAAGATGAAAAACGGGTTGGTTTAATGCTGCCAAACGTAGCAGGTATGCCGGCTACGTTTTTTGCTATGCAAGCTTATGGTTATGTACCGGCTATGATTAACTTTACAGCTGGCCAGGGTGCGATTGAATCTGCTTGCAGAACAGCAGAATTAAAAACCATTGTGACGTCTAGAAAATTCATTGAGGCGTTTGATATTCAAGCGCTTGTAGATGCGTTATCCGCCAAGGTTAATTTTCTATATTTAGAAGATGTAAAACAGCAAATCACGTTGGTTTCTAAGTTAGCAGGCCTGGTAACTTCGCCTAAACGATTAGCTGGCTTTAATAGATCAGCAGACAGTGAAGCCGTGGTACTGTTTACTTCAGGTTCAGAGGGGGTGCCTAAAGGTGTTGTGCTTTCACACAGCAATTTGGTGAGTAACGTAGAGCAAATCAACGCCATGCTAAATATTATGCCTACAGAACGTATTTTTAACGCATTGCCAACATTCCATTGCTTTGGTTTAACTGCGGGTATGCTTTGGCCTATTTTAAAAGGTGCTAAATTATTTATGTATCCATCGCCAGTTCATTATGGTGTTGTACCTGAGATGGTCTATCAAACGAATTCACGTTTTATTTTCGGCACAGATACCTTTTTTAGTGGTTATGCACGTAAAGCAGACTCTTTTGATTTTTATAGCATCAGAGCATTAATTGCTGGAGCTGAACGTTTACGTCCTGAAACACGAGAGTTATATGCAAATAAATACCATCAACCGATTTATGAAGGGTATGGAGTCACTGAAACCACCCCGGTTTTAGCGGTGAATATTCCAACCGCTTATAAGCATGGTTCTGTTGGTCAATTTGTACCCAGTGTTGAACATCGCTTAGAAGCTGTTCCAGGGATTACAGAAGGTGGTCGTCTTTTTGTTAAAGGGCCAAATGTCATGCTAGGGTATTTAATGGATAATGAGCCTGGTGTTTTACAGCCACCCAAAGATGGTTGGCATGATACTGGTGATATTGTTGAAATTGATGAAGAGGGTTATGTCTGGATTAAAGGCCGTGCAAAACGCTTCGCTAAAATCGGTGGTGAGATGGTTTCACTTACCGCAGTTGAAACATACATCAATCAAGCGAGCCCAGAAGGCCATCATGTTGTTGTCGCAGTTCCAGATGAACGTAAAGGTGAGCAATTAGTTTTAGTGACCGATGATAACACCTTGAGTCGTAAAACCGTCACAGATGCCGCTAAAGGGGCTCTAGTTTCAGAATTAATGATTCCTAAAACGGTTATTTTGGTTGAAGCGGTTCCTGTACTAGGAACGGGTAAAACAAATTACCCAGAAGTACAGAAATTGGCAGAGCGTCACTTTAGTAGTTGA